GGCGGTGTACGCCGCAAACGAAACCGACCCCGAAACGGGCGAAAGCGTCGCCGAGACCGTCGAACGTCGGTACGATTACCTGGCGAGGCGGCTCGAGATCCACCACGAGACGCCCGGCGAGCCGTTCCGGGCCGCCGGGTTCGACGTAACGCTGGTTCCGGTGTCGCATCCGCCGCTTTTGTGTTACGGGCTCCGGATCGAGGAGCCACCCGTGGACGGGGACGGCGACCCCGCGGTGCTCGCGATCACCGGCGACACGAGTTACGACATCCCCCAGGCGAGCCGCGAGGCGCTGTCGGATGCGGACCTGCTGCTCGCCGACGCCATCGTCCCGGCGAGCTCCTGTGTTCACCATCCGATCGGCGGGAACCACCACGACGAAAACGGTGTTCCGCACACGTTCGGAACGAAACACATGACCCGCGAGGGCGCGCTCCAGTTGGCCGAGGAGCTGAACGCAGACAGGATCCGGCTGGTCCACGTCGCGCACTTTTATCCCGCCGACGAGGCGTTCGAGGAGCCACTCGCCGTCGACGGCGAGCGGTACGACCTGTGAGAGATCGGGAGACCCCTCGAAAACGGCGGCTCAAACGAAAAAGACCAGCATTCCGAGCAGGAACGTCACGAGCCCGTAGATCGGGACGGCGACGAACGCGAAGACGACGTGGACGATCGCCCACTCGCGTTTGATCCGGCCCGCCGGACGATCGAGCGCCGTCTCGTGTTCCGGTAGCCACCGATACGCGATCACCGCCCACGGTCCGCCGATCGCAAGCGCCGCAAACACCGGCGGCCAGAGGAACAACGCCCCCAACAGCAGTGGCCCGGCCACCCCGCCGAGCGGGCCGAACAGGCGGGGGAGTCCCAGCTGAATACCCAAGAATAGCGCCCCGAAGACAGTCGAGAGCGCGACGCCCGCCAGGAAGTGAGCGAACACGGCGTCCCGCCGGGAAACCGCCGCGAGCGGCCGGCGGCGGAGTTTCCCGGCGAAGATCGTCGGCGGAAGCCGCGAGTAGTTGCCCAGCCGGATCAGTCCCCACGTGAGGCCGGCCCCGACGAGGCCGCCGAGGAGCCCGCCGACGGCCCCGAAGCTCGCCATGCCGAGTTCGGCGTTGTCCCTGAGCCATCGCACCAGGTCCACGACGCCACCTTCCCTCGCGTCCCCGCCCTCGGTCAGCGCCTGCGTGGTTCTGACCATGTGGGTCGCGTAGACGGTGTCGTCGACGACCGCGAGCTCGTTGTCGGTCCCTCCGTAGGGATCGCCGGGGCGGTGCTGCCATGCGAGGGTGCCCGACTCGCGATCGATCGCGTAGATCGCGTCGCTGTCGGAGATGTACACGTGTTCGCTGCCGACCGTCGGTGGGGATCGCGGATCGTCGACGCTCCATTCGGTCCAGACGACGTCGCCGGCGTCGGTGTCGAACGCCGCCACGCCGGCAGGCTCCTCGTAGCCCGTGCTCGTCGGGTAGTACAGGGTTCCGTCGGCGTACGCCATCGGCGTGTCGTAGTGGACGTCGATGTCGTACTCCTCGCGGATCTCCCCCGTGTCAGGATCAACCGCATAGAGGCGCTCGCTCGTGTGGGTGTACAGGGTACCGTCGGCCAGAAGGAGGTGACGCGTGTACCCGTCGACAGACTGCGTCCACTGGAGTTCCTCCGAGTCACGGTCGAACGCGTGCAGAACGGTCGGATCCTCGGACGTCCGCTGTTGCCCGCCCAGCGAGTAGACCGCGTCGTCGGTCACCACTGGGAGGCCAGCCTGCCCCTCGTGGGTGACCCGCCACAGGTCGGGCCACTCGTCCTCCGGCGGCGTCGGATCGACGCCGAGGATCACCCGTTCGCCGTTGTCGGTTCCGGCGACTGCAACGCTGCCGTCGTCGGCCACGGTCGGCGATTCAGTCACGTCGAAGCCCAGTTCGTACTCCCACTCGATTTCGCCGGTCTCCCTGTCCAGGGCCACGAGCGTGTCCGCCATCTCCCATCCGACGTGAACTGCGAGCACGCGAGTGTCGGTCACTGCGGGCGTGGTCCAGACGCCACCCTCCAGTTCCGTCTGCCACTCGACGCTGCCCGACTCGGCGTCCAGCGCGATCACGTCGCCGTGCCGATTGCCGGTGTAAAGCGTGCCCTCGGAGACGGCGGGGCCGCCGCCCGTCGCCCCGGTCCGAACGATCCAGGCCGGCCCGACGTCGTCGGCCGGGCCGGGCGCTCCCGGATTCGCTCCCGTCAGTGCGGGACCGCCGCGCACGGACGGCCAGTCGTCCCCGACGACCGGCTCCGCCTGGGCCACAGCCCCGTCGATCGCCCCCGAGTCGACAGAAGAAAGTCCGGGACCGATCGCCCCGACGGCGACGCCCGCGATGAGAACCGCGAGGACGAATCCGACGACGACTGCCGCGACGCGCCACGGCGGAACTGTGGCTCGAAGCGAGTGATGGCCCATATGAAGATCGCCTCCGCGAGAAACCTTAGTTATATGGACGGTCACCGCTCCGCGGATCCTCCTCGATCCCGCCGGTCGGGAGCGTCACCGACGCCTTCCGAGAACGGCCAAAATCACCGCGGCGATCGCGATCACTGCCGTCGCGGGACCGAACCCGGGTGTTCGTGTGGCCGTTTCCCCGGGCTCGGTCGGCGTCGGCGTCGGCGACACGGAAATTGTCCGCGAGCGATCGCCGACCCGCACCGTCACCTCGCCGTCGTGTTCGGGCTGGATCGCCCACTCGAGTGTCTCCACCCCGTCGACGTCGAGGAACACCTCCCTGGGTTCGCGTTCCTCGCCGTCGACGGCGACGGCGAACGTTCCGCGGGCGGGCAGGCGGGCGTCGTTTCGGACGGTCGCGGTGACGGTCGCCGTCTCGCCGAGGGTGAACGCCGCCGGCGAGACGTCGACGTCGACGACCGTCGGCTCGGCGGGTTCGCGAACCACAACGGAGAGCCGCTCCCCGCCGACGTTGATCTCGTGGTCGCCCGTGGAGTCGAACTCCCGCTCGAACCGTTCTGTGATCGTCTCGCCGGCGCCGATCCGGCCGTCGCGGCTCTCGATTACCCGGCCGTCCTCCACCATCGTCAGGTCGTACTCCCCGCCGGTGCCGCCGGTGTTTTCGATCTCGACGGCGAGTTCGAGCGTCTCCCCTGTCACCAGGACGACCGGTTCGCGGGCGACCGGCCGATCCCGATAGGAACCGCTCGCGCGCACCGCGTCGTCGGCCGCGATCGAGTAGCCGATGCGGGCGGGGAGTCGGCCGAACGCCTCGTCGTGCGCTTCGCGATCCCACATCGAGGGCACCGCCTCGGTCGTCGTGAACCGGTCGGCCTCGGCGGCGACAGCGCTGCCGCCGGCGTCGTCGACGAGTCCGAGAACCGCCGCCCCGTCGACGGGCTCGTCGCGGGCGTTCATGCCCCGGAAGACGGTCGCGAGCGTCGCCTCCCCGTCGGTGGCGAGCCGGACCCGTCGGTCGACCTCTCCGGCCACCAGCGCACCCTTGGTGTAATCGGCGTTGTTCTGCCAGGTGGTGGGATCCGCGAGCACCGACCCGGACTGTGGGGAGCGCTCGCCGCGAGCCAGTACCCGCCGGAAGGTGTCGAAGTCGACGTCCCCGCGCTCGAGAGTCAGCAAGGCGGCGTAGTAGGTGGCCGACCCCTCGGTGAACCACCGGGCACTCGGGTTCGCCTGGTACCCCTGTCTGGAATGGACGTACTCGTGCATCCAGACGTTCTCCGGATCGTCGAGGCGTTCGAGGTCCCGTACCCACATGTCCGCCGGGCCGGTCTGGAGTCCACGCACCGCCCACGCGACGTCGTCGGTCGGCGCCGCGACGACGAACACCGACGGATCGCGGCTCCCCACCCGGAGGGCGTCCGAGCCGTCGGCGAACGCGTCGAGGACTGCCTCTGGAGGTTCCTCCATATCGGCCGCCTCGGGGACGACGAGCCGGAAGCGCTGACCGTGGGCCTCCCGAACGTGCTCTTCGCCCGGGCCCAGGTACGCTACCACGTCGCCCGCGGCACCCTCCCCGTCGACGGCGGTCTCGCGGTGGAGCCGGACGTCCGCACCGCGCCATCCCCAGCCGACGCGGAGGTTCGGCACCCGGACGAGCCCCCACTCGTCGGTGTCGACGAAGAGGTGATCCCCGTCCCCGGCGAGCGGCCCCGGCTCGCTCGTCCGGTTTGCGTCCACCCGGTACCGCAACCACGGCTCGTCGGTGGATCCGTCCCACTCGTAGGTCGTTCCGTCGTCGGTCTCGAAGCCGGTCGCCTCGACCGATTTCGCCTCCGTGGGCAGGGTCACCTCGATACGGCTCACGCGGTCGGGAACGGCAAACCGCGTCGTCGCACCGTACTCCCCGGCGAGGTCGACCTGCCGGAGTTGGGTCCGCATCGTGATGTCGTCGTCCGTCGACCGGGCGGGATCGACGATCCCGTCATCGCCGATCAGGAGCGCGGGGCCCTCGTCGGGAGCGGTGTCGACGACGGCGTCGAACCCGTCCACGTCGGAGATCCCGTGTGTGTCCCCGTCCACACCGGCCGGACCGATCCCCGCGGCGACAGCACCACCGCCGAGAACCAGAACCGCGAGAAAAAGTCCGACGAGCCACCCCGGTGGGATCGGACGCATGCCCGATCACGGACGCGGAGACTTATAAGTCCACTCGCCGGAACGGGAGCCATGGACGAGACGAACCCGATAGAGGACCTCCTCGAACGCGCCCGGGAGGCGCTCTCGAACGCACACGCTCCCTACTCGGAGTACCGGGTCGGGGCAGCCATCGAAACCGCCGACGGGACGGTGTACACCGGCTGCAACATCGAGAACGCCAACTACTCGAACAGTCTCCACGCCGAGGAGGTCGCGATCGCGGCGGCGGTAACGCGCGGCCACGTCGACTTCTCGCGGATCGCGGTCACCTCCGGCGCCCGGGACGGTGTCACCCCCTGTGGAATGTGCCGGCAGACCCTCGCAGAGTTTTGCGGGGAGTCACTGGTCGTGCTGTGTGACGAGGGGGAAAACGAAGCGCCGAGCGAGTACACGCTGGGAGAACTGCTGCCGAACACCATCTCACAGGACACCCTGGAAGCGTCGGCGGAAGCTGACGGCGACCGTTAGCTGTCCCGTCGAGCGACCTCGTGTCGACCGAAGCCGTACCGCAGCCGGTTCGCGAGCCGGCGCGAGAACCGGGCGTCTGCCCTGGAGCCGAACCGCTCTGAAAGCGCCGTGTAGATCAGCGGCAGCGGCACCTCCTGTTCCAGCGACTCCTGGACCGTCCAGGTGCCCGTCGAGCCGCCGGCGACGTGGTCGGCGACGTCACCGAGGTCGGAGCCCTCCTCGCGGAACGCCTCCTCGCACAGCTCCAGCAGCCACGACCGGATGACTGCGCCGTTGTTCCAGGTGCGGGCGACCGCCTCGAGATCCAGATCGTACCGCCCTTCGTGGAGCAGTTCGAACCCTTCCCCGTACGCCTGCATCAGCGCGTACTCGACGCCGTTGTGGATCATCTTCACGTAGTGGCCCGAACCCGACTCGCCCATGCGGTCGTGCCCCTCGGGGCCGGTTGCGACCGCGTCGAAGGCCGGCGCGAGTGCTTCGTACGCCCACGCCGGACCGCCGACCATCAGCGAGAAGCCGAGTTCCGCCCCCGCGGGACCGCCGGAGGTGCCACAGTCGAGGTAGGCTGCGTCGGTTTCCTCCGCGCGACGGAGTGAGGCCTCGAAGTGGGAGTTGCCGCCGTCGACGACGACGTCCTCGTCCCCGAGGTGGGGTTCCAGTTCCGCCAGCGTCTCGTCGACCGGATCGCCCGCGGGAACCATCAACCAGATCCGCTTCGGCTCCGCGAGCCGGTCACACAGGTCCCCGACCGAGTCGGCCGGGGATGCACCCAACTCCGCGGCCGCGGCCGTCGCCTCCGCCGAAACGTCGTACGCGACGACCGAGTGATCCGCCGCGAGCAATCGATCGACGACGATCCGTCCCATGCGCCCGAGTCCGATGACGCCCAGTTCCATATCGGGGGCTCACCGCCCTGGCGGTAAGCCGTTGCGGTCTGGGTTCGCGGCGCGCGCCATTCATGTCTCTCGAGCCCCAAGGGACGTCGATGACGAACCAACTGGAAACCGCGACGTTCGGCGGCGGCTGCTTCTGGTGTATCGAGGCCGCACTCGAGGAGCTTGCGGGCGTCCGGCAGGTCACCTCCGGCTACGCCGGCGGACACACCGAAGACCCGACGTACGGGGAAGTCTGTTCGGGCGGAACCGGCCACGCCGAGGTCGTGCAGGTCGAGTACGACCCCGACGAGATCGGATACATCGATCTGCTCGAGGTGTTTTTCACGATCCACGACCCGACGCAGTTGAACCGGCAGGGGCCCGACGTCGGGACCCAGTACCGCTCGATCGTCCTCTATCACGACGACGAGCAACGCCAGCTTGCAGATGAGTTCATCGAGGCACTCGACCGAGTGTACGACGACGACGTGGTGACCGAACTCGAACCGCTCGAGACGTTCTATCGGGCCGAGGACAAACACCAAAATTACTTCGAGAAGAACCCCAACGACGCCTACTGCACGTTTCACGCACAGCCGAAAGTGGAGAAGGTGCGAGAGAAGTTCGAGGCGAAGATCGAGAGCTGAGCGCGCCGGAACCGGTGGCGCATCAGGTCGACTACAGCCGCTGTGAGTCGACGTGAACGTCGAGTTCGACCGCCCGGGGCTGGCCCTCGAGATCGGCGACCGCACGGGAGACGATGCGTTCTGCCTCGCGTTTTATTCGGGGGATCACCTTCGAGAGCACCCAGTCGAAGGAGACCAGCGCCGGGAGATCGAAAACCCCCGCGCGGGCGGAGTCCGGATCGAAAAACACCTGGAACGTCACCTCGCAGGCCTCCCCCTCCGGATTGCCGGAGACGGCCGCCGCGTCGGTTTTCAGCGTCTCCGCTGGATCCAGCTCCAGCGGATCGACGTGCCAGTAGCCGTAGGCGTCGATGTCCTTGGTGAGCCGCCAGTCGATACGGTCCGGCGAATCGACGTCAGTTACTTTCGAGTGGGCGGTGTACGATAGCTGCCACCACGAGAACGTGAGTCCGTATCTGGTTCCCGGACCGCCGTCGCCTTCGTATGTTTCGACGGCTTCGAGGTACTGGGAGTACTCCGCGTATCCGGGGAAGTCCAGAAGGAACTCGAACGCCTCCTCCTGGGGCACGTACACGACTGCGGAGACGCGAATCTCGTCCACGATGGCGGTGTTACTCACCGAGGTTTAAAAACACCAGTGACGCGACGACCGCCGATCGAACCGGAATCGCTCTCCTGTCGGGGCGGGTTTAAGGTGATCCAGCACCAACTTTTCACCTGAACAGTGCAGAACATCCGCAGACACCAGGACGCCCCGGCACGCCAGGACACCGACGCATGAAGGCAATTCTCGCAAAGCGCGTCGACAGCGGTACGGCCGATCTGACGGAGATCGAGGACCTCGCGGTTTCGGCTGGATACGACGTAGTGGGTCGACTCACCCAGACCCGAACGGAGGACGCGGCGTACCACTTCGGCGAGGGGAAAGTCGACGAACTCGCCGAACTGGTCGAACGGACGGACGCCGACGCTGTCATACTCGACAACGAGGTCGGCCCGTATCAGACGTTCAACATCGGACAGAAGCTTCCGGAGGGCGTCGAGGTCGTCGACCGGTTTACGCTGATCCTCGACATCTTCGGACAGCGAGCCAACACCCGCAAGGCGCAGCTACAGGTCGAACTGGCACAGCTGCGATACGAACTGCCGCGGGCGGAGGCGAAAGCCAGCCTCGCGAAACGCGACGAACGGCCCGGATTCATGGGACTGGGCGAGTACGACGAGTCCCGAGAACAGGACATCAAACGCCAGATCTCCGAGATCCGCGAGGAGCTGGAGTCGATCGCTGACAAGGAACGGTCCCGCCGGAAGCAGCGTCGCGACTCCGGGTTCGACCTCGTCGCGTTGGCCGGCTACACCAACGCGGGCAAGTCGACGCTGCTGCGCCAGTTGGCCGCGGAACTCGACGTCGACGAGAACGAGGACCGCCACCCCGATCTCGCGACGACTGCCGAATCCGAAGACAGGCTATTTACGACGCTGGGAACGACGACCCGCCGGGCGAAGATGGAGCGGCGGGACGTGTTGCTTACCGACACCGTCGGGTTCATCTCGGATCTGCCACACTGGCTCGTCGAGTCGTTCCAGTCGACGCTGGACTCCGTCTACCGGGCCGACCTGGTGTTGCTGGTCGTCGACGCGGGTGAGCCGACCCGGACGATGCGCGAGAAGCTCGTTACCTCTCACGACACGCTCTACGAGCGCAACGAGGCGCCGATCGTCACCGTTTTCAACAAGATCGATCGGATCACCGACGAGGAACTCGCGGAGAAGCGTTCGGCGCTGTCGGACATCGCCCCGAACCCGGTGGCCGTGTCGGCGAAAACCGGCGCCGGGATCGACCGCCTGCGCGAGCGCGTCGAGCGGGAGCTGCCCGACTGGCAGCGGGAACGGCTGGTGTTGCCGCTCTCGGAGTCGACAATGGGCGTCGTCTCCTGGATCCACGACAACGCTCACGTCGAAGAGGAGTCGTACTCCGACGACTACGTCACCCTGGAGTTCGAAGCCAGGCCGGCGGTCGTCTCGAAGGCCCGGGCGAAAGCAGCCGAAATCGCCCCGGCCGAATCAGTCTGAGAGGATCGGTTCGAGCAGCTTCGTCTGGGCGGCCGCGAGGTGTTCTGCGAACGTGGAGTGACTGATGCCGAGCGCCTCCGCGACGTCGCCGGCGTTCGTCCCGCTGTCGTAATCGAAGTAGCCCATCGCGAAGGCGGTCCGGATCACCTCCCGCTGTCTCTCGGTGAGGTGGTTCCGATTGACGAGGACGTAATCGTCGCCACTTTCGTCGTTTTCCCGGACGAGATGGCGCAGTTGCACGTCGCCGAACTCCGCCTGGAGGTCGGCAACGATAGACCGGATCGACTCGACGTCGGACGCATACAGCCACAGGTAAAGCGAGCCGTTCTCCGCGCGGATCGACGAGATGGGGTTTTCCGAGCGTTCGATCACCTCACAGACACAGCCGTCGGCAGTCTCGCGTTCGAATCGGTAGACGTCGACACCGTCGACGGAGAACACCTTTCGGACGTCCTCATCGGAGAGCCCGTCTGAATCCCCGGGCGAGGCCACCTCGAACTCCTCGAAGATCGCGTCCGATCCGACCTGCGAGGACCGCGAGACGTCATCGATCGGCCCGTCGACCTCGGTTGACGCCCGCGCGAGTGGACACCCCATCGCGTCGCCCACGACGAACGACGCCCGTATTCCGCTCATGGCATATAAAAGAGGCTACTGCACCAAAGAGTAGGCCGACCGTTGCCAAAAACTGGGAACGGCTGACATCCCCGGTTAGCCGGGGAACGGATGGTGGAGTCGATCAGCTTTCGAGCCACCAGCCGAACCGCTTCTCCCAGAACTCCTCGTCGCGCGGCTTTTTGCTCTTGCCGTAGGTTTTCCGGTCCTGGATCCGCCGCTGGAGCACCTCGCGTGCCTCGCCGATGGCGTGGCTCGCACCGTACCCCTCGCCGGACGCCATGTACAGCCCGCGGTCGGTGTGCAGGCGGATCCGCGCGAGCAAAAGCGGCGTCCCTCGCAGCGTCTCGTCGTGCTCGTGGAGGTGGATCCTGGCGTCGAGCACCGTCATGTCCCGGTCCCGCTGGTCGAACGCGTCGATCATCTCCACGACCTCCGAGTAAGTCATGTCGTCCAGCAGGTCGCTGCCGTACAGCTGCACCGCCCGAGTGCCCTCCGCCTCCCAGGTGAGGACGTCCAACAGGTCCGTCTTCGTGACGATCCCGTTTGCGTTTCCGTCGTCGACGACGACCAGCGCCGAGCCGCCGACGTCGAACATCTCCCCGACGGCGTCCTGGAGCGTCCGGTCGGGGGTGATCGTGCGGACGGGCGAAACCATCACGTCTCGGACCGAGAGTTCGAGCATCCGGGCGAGTTCCCCCTCCCGGGCGCCGTATCCGCCACGCCTGGTGCGGCCGGCGCTGTGGGCGATCTCCCCGCCGAACGGGTCGGTGCCGGCGGCGTCCCCACCCTGGCTTTTGCCCTCCGATCTGACGACGATTCCCATGACGTCGTACAGGCTGAGGATACCGACTGCCTCGCCGCCGTCGACGACCGGAAGGTGGGCGATGCGATTGTCACGGAGCACGTGCAACGCCTCCCCGAACGTCGAGTCGGGGGTCACCGAAACGAGATCCTTGCTGTAGACGTCGGCGACGGTGGCCGCATCCAGGAACGGTTCGACCGCCTCGAGTATGTCGTCTGCGGTGACGGCTCCGACCAGTTCACCGCCGTCGATCACCGGGAGATACTGAGAGTCGCTTCCGGTCATCAGCCGCGCGACCTTGCGGACGTCCTCGTCGGGCGCAATCTGTGGAACGTGCCACACCAGCGACCCGAGTTTCTCGTCCGGTGGGTGATACGAACTCGCGAGCTGGCGCCTCGTGACCACGCCCTCCACGTCCCCGTCCTCCTCGCGGACGACGACCCCCTTGACTGTCGGATCCTCGAACGTCCCGACCAACTTCGAAACCCGGGTGTCGGGCGTAAACTCTACGTACTCCGTCGAAACGATGTCGGCAATATCCATGGTCTGTAGTTGGGTTCGCTCGGGGTATCTCCGCTCCGGTGCTTGCAACGCGGGATTCCGCGATTCGGGTCTCCCAGATGGATGTTGGTCGACCAGTTCCAAGTAATTCGGGGGTTGTTCCCATCCCACGGGAAGAATACGATCGGTGAAGCCGGCCCGATCGGTGAAGCCGACCCGTTCGACCGGGTGTCGACTACAGTCGCGAGAGGAACTCCTCGAGAGCGGCGTTGAACGCGGTCGGCTGCTCGAGCATCGCCAGGTGCGCGGCGTCTTCGACGTGGGCCAGCCCGCAGTCGGGAATCTCCTCGGCCAGATACTCGTGATACCACGGCGGAGTCAGCTTGTCGTGTTCCCCGACGATTGCAAGCGACGGGACGTCGATTCCGTCGAGACGGTCACGGATGTCGAACGTGTGACAGGTCCGGAAGTCCCGTTCGGTGACCGCCCGGCCGGCCGTCCGCATCGACTCCCGCGAGAGTTCGAGCAGTCGCTCGTCCGGGTCGTGAAACAGTCGGTCCGAGGCGTGAAGGAACTCGATGACCCGATCGAAGTCCTCGGAGAGCCACACGAGCAGGTCCTCGAGCACCGAGAGCTTCGCACCTGTGCCGACAAGCACCACTCCGTCGGGATCGAACTCGCGTTCGAGCGTGACCCACATCGCCACCGCGCCGCCGAGCGAGTTGCCGACGAGCACGTCGGCACCGGTTTCCTCGGCGACTGCCTCGACGTCCGTCGCGTACGCCGAAAGCGCCTCGGTTCCAGCGCCGGCGTCGACGTTGTCGCTCTCGCCGTGTCCCGACAGGTCCAGCGAAACCACCCGGTAGCGGTCCGCCAGCCGGGACTGACTCTTCCAGACGCCGTGGCTTCCCCCGCTGCCGTGGATACACAGAAGCGTCGGCCCCGTCCCGCCGCGGTCGGATACCCGATAGGCGGTTTCCCGCCCGTGATGGCGCACTCGTTGCATACGTACTGATCCGACACGCGGAGGTAAAAATCCCCACTAGCCCACCACCTCCGACCGATCGATACAACCGGGTCACACCGACGGACCCGAACGGCCCGAACGGTGTGAACCGCAATTCCATCGTTACACCGTGAAAACCGCCGAATTATCGAGATATCCCGCTCGAGTCACGCGGTTATGCTGTTCGAAACTCTTAAATACTAATGCGCCTAACCTATCGTTAGGATACTAATGAACCACCATCTACAGATCGATCGAGACGAAGGATTCCTGCGCCGGTACGACTACGGCGACAGGGTCGTCATCGCCGCCGACCTGCCGGTCGCCGACGAGGCAGTCGACGTCGACGTCGTCGGCGACACTGCCATCGTCGTGATCGAACGAAACGGCCGGATCGCGGAGTCCGAACTCGATCTTCCCCACGGCGAGACCAGCGCCGGAGTCAACAACGGCGTGCTCACGATCGAGATCGAAACGGACCGGACCGAAGACGCTATCGGATCAGGAGACGATTCGACCGAACTGGACGAAGACGCATGAAACTCACCGTCAAACCACTCAAACAGAAGGACGCCGGGCGCCGCCTCGCGGCGATCGATCGGGTCGCCGCCGACGAGATGGGGCTTTCGGGCGGGGACTTCATCCGCATCGAAAGCAGCGACGGCACCGCCGTCGCGCGCGTGTGGCCCGGATATCCCGATGACGACGGCACGGGTGTCGTCCGGATCGACGGCCAGCTCCGACAGGAGGCCGGCGTCGGGATCGACGACCGCGTGACCGTCGAGAAGGCCGACGTCGCGCCCGCCGAGCGCGTCACGATCGCGCTGCCCCAGCGGCTCGGCATCCGCGGGAACCTCGAGTCGCTCATCCGGCGCGAGCTCGGCGGTCGGCCGGTGACGAAGGGACAGAACGTCCAGCTACCGCTGGGGTTCGGCTTCATGGGCGGACAGTCGCAGGCGATCCCGCTGAAGATTGCCTCGACGACCCCCTCGGGGACGGTCGTGGTCACCGACTCGACGGAGGTCGAGATCAGCCAGCAGCCCGCCGAGGAGATCCGCGACGCCGGACCGGCAGACGCCGCGGACACGCCGGACGTAACCTACGAGGACATCGGGGGGCTCGACCAGGAGCTCGAGCAGGTTCGCGAGATGATCGAGCTGCCGATGCGGCACCCGGAACTGTTCAAGCGACTCGGCATCGAGCCGCCCAAGGGCGTGTTGCTGCATGGGCCGCCCGGAACCGGAAAGACGCTGATCGCGAAAGCGGTCGCAAACGAGATCGACGCCTCCTTCCACACCGTCTCCGGTCCGGAGATCATGTCGAAGTACTACGGCGAGAGCGAAGAGCAGCTCCGGGAG
The Halalkaliarchaeum desulfuricum DNA segment above includes these coding regions:
- the hflX gene encoding GTPase HflX, with the translated sequence MKAILAKRVDSGTADLTEIEDLAVSAGYDVVGRLTQTRTEDAAYHFGEGKVDELAELVERTDADAVILDNEVGPYQTFNIGQKLPEGVEVVDRFTLILDIFGQRANTRKAQLQVELAQLRYELPRAEAKASLAKRDERPGFMGLGEYDESREQDIKRQISEIREELESIADKERSRRKQRRDSGFDLVALAGYTNAGKSTLLRQLAAELDVDENEDRHPDLATTAESEDRLFTTLGTTTRRAKMERRDVLLTDTVGFISDLPHWLVESFQSTLDSVYRADLVLLVVDAGEPTRTMREKLVTSHDTLYERNEAPIVTVFNKIDRITDEELAEKRSALSDIAPNPVAVSAKTGAGIDRLRERVERELPDWQRERLVLPLSESTMGVVSWIHDNAHVEEESYSDDYVTLEFEARPAVVSKARAKAAEIAPAESV
- a CDS encoding helix-turn-helix domain-containing protein; its protein translation is MSGIRASFVVGDAMGCPLARASTEVDGPIDDVSRSSQVGSDAIFEEFEVASPGDSDGLSDEDVRKVFSVDGVDVYRFERETADGCVCEVIERSENPISSIRAENGSLYLWLYASDVESIRSIVADLQAEFGDVQLRHLVRENDESGDDYVLVNRNHLTERQREVIRTAFAMGYFDYDSGTNAGDVAEALGISHSTFAEHLAAAQTKLLEPILSD
- a CDS encoding CBS domain-containing protein, with protein sequence MDIADIVSTEYVEFTPDTRVSKLVGTFEDPTVKGVVVREEDGDVEGVVTRRQLASSYHPPDEKLGSLVWHVPQIAPDEDVRKVARLMTGSDSQYLPVIDGGELVGAVTADDILEAVEPFLDAATVADVYSKDLVSVTPDSTFGEALHVLRDNRIAHLPVVDGGEAVGILSLYDVMGIVVRSEGKSQGGDAAGTDPFGGEIAHSAGRTRRGGYGAREGELARMLELSVRDVMVSPVRTITPDRTLQDAVGEMFDVGGSALVVVDDGNANGIVTKTDLLDVLTWEAEGTRAVQLYGSDLLDDMTYSEVVEMIDAFDQRDRDMTVLDARIHLHEHDETLRGTPLLLARIRLHTDRGLYMASGEGYGASHAIGEAREVLQRRIQDRKTYGKSKKPRDEEFWEKRFGWWLES
- a CDS encoding alpha/beta fold hydrolase, which translates into the protein MQRVRHHGRETAYRVSDRGGTGPTLLCIHGSGGSHGVWKSQSRLADRYRVVSLDLSGHGESDNVDAGAGTEALSAYATDVEAVAEETGADVLVGNSLGGAVAMWVTLEREFDPDGVVLVGTGAKLSVLEDLLVWLSEDFDRVIEFLHASDRLFHDPDERLLELSRESMRTAGRAVTERDFRTCHTFDIRDRLDGIDVPSLAIVGEHDKLTPPWYHEYLAEEIPDCGLAHVEDAAHLAMLEQPTAFNAALEEFLSRL
- a CDS encoding Hsp20/alpha crystallin family protein; protein product: MNHHLQIDRDEGFLRRYDYGDRVVIAADLPVADEAVDVDVVGDTAIVVIERNGRIAESELDLPHGETSAGVNNGVLTIEIETDRTEDAIGSGDDSTELDEDA